ttacaccatacaaagtctcttaattaacaaataaatcctaaagcctcttttcttcacaattaaactcttgcttagtaaaaattcataaataagacatagtctaattttaaaattataattgattaattaaaaccaattaactgagtctgtaagcagtattatctcactAGTGagaggaccatgggcctatataactgagcttccaataagtagatcaagaattcaccaagtgaattccctaacttattcaTTCCTCTTTGCGCCACTATAAAttcagaattacactctcaattatatagaacgctctatatgtaccaagatataaatacgttatgattatcaattgttacaatcctaatagtcaaagatcctctatagatgatctacatcgaatagggataaatttaccgttctacccttcaatgtattttattcttaaaacacttagctacctatcaATGATACTTcaaaaaactaatataattactaaaatgagacaTCAATatcaagccaagctcaaaggaaatcattgtttcacttccaAATCCTTATGGAAGCTATAAATTATATATCTTatatgatcagcgctcccactcaattgaactatcaTGTTCCTAAGATGTAAGTGTTCAGCCGACCAGACTTTAACGAACACctttaagaacataaataatacagttgagctgaacctaaccatattaggattaagaccCATAGACCtataagatcaaccagtgatattgacaaaaaaaaatataacagtaagtttatgatatcttatccaagatcaatatctaTCCAATTCAATGTATGCTCTATAAATTCGATACTGGTAGACTTTGCCAATACTAGAAAGGActtaacacttatccaaggtgtaagtataccttattgtTGATTATAatatcagtctaaatctagtgtactgacaaattatgggacttaaacttttgaacatataatcgtGATTATATATTCAATCTAATAGTAATTGGTAGTTAAAAATAGGAGTGTTCAAGGATTGGTTTGGTTCagacttttatattttttgaacaAAACCAATATATAACAGTTTTTTGAATTTTAGAAACCAAACCAGACCAATAAATTTCTCTAACCAAACTCTTAAGAACGGTTTGGTTCGAAACTACAGTTTAAgtgaaatttataattattgatattttttaaataattgtactatttttactaagtttttaatttaattttttaaaatacatatttaacaTGATaagtaatagatttataaatataaataacaatataaaaatattctcaaaagtcaaacataacataaaaatcTGAAATTCATGTAATAAAAAACTTGACACACAAAAagttcaaaattatatataaaatatatatataaattaattatttattataaacggTCCGGTCCGGTTTAAccgttaattatttattacgaaCCACAATCGAACCATTATACGCGGTAAACGGTCTGGATTAACCAGACCACCAAAAATGGTTTCCTCTGTTACGATCTTCAGTAATTCAGATTGTGACGGTTCAAATTTAAATTGCAATTTTTCGATTTCAATGAATAGCCCTAGTTAAAAATTTTAGATTGAGACCATCTATACCAAATTACAAACTGAAAATGTAACCACTGTATAACTTATACCATAGCATTAACATTAAAAATTCTTCCACGTATATATGTAGATTTAAATAGACGAGCAACGTACTTTGTGTCAAGAGTTTTTTTAATGATTGagtaaatttttttgttattctctcACCTTTTGGAGTTCTCCTTTATAAATTGTCCTCTTTATTACCCTGTGATCTTTGTCTTCTTCTCGGTCTATTCTCGAATATTAATAAGTTTTATCTAATATTAATTCTATTCATACatatatctttttataaaaacaaaaaagaaagaaagaaagtttTCTTCAACCTCTGTGTTGTGCAGTATATATAATTACTCTAGCACTCACTTATTACCAAAGGCAGCCCCAAAAAATATGGAAGTAATGAATAGATATGTTACAGCAAAGAATTACATAGAAGGGAGTCCAAAAGAGTCGGATTTTGAGATTAAGTGCTCAAAAATTGTTCTGTCAGCAGAGCCTGGCTCAAACGATGTCGTTCTGAAGAATCTATACGTGTCCATTGATCCGTACCAGATAAACCGCTTGAAGAGTTACAGCTCCTCTCAAAAGACCTCATCTTATGTGGTAGTAACCATAGCTCCCGGCGAGGTAACTTAATATACTTTTATTgctatttagaataatttatttgagtttcaaatatttaattatatatgtattttttttaaaaaaaatatatatttatatagtaaattatttagatttttttgaaAGTAGTAGAATgtctaataatttaaaatatataaggaaaaaaatctaaatatactTGActgttttaaattattttggaatgtttggCACATTAAAATAGCAAGCGATCACAaatgtttttcttttgtttttttatgtCCATGTGAAAATTTTTAGCGTCTGTTGATACTTGTACTATGTATCTGATATGGTgattatacaatatatataattaaatattcttatttcatATCTATATATGCATTAACGAAATTGGACAGATTATTAGTGCTTATGGGGTGGCCAAAGTGGTAGCTTCTGAGAATCCTTTGTATAAGGAGGATGACTTGGTTGTGGGAACGACTAGATGGGCAGACTATAGTGTGTTAAAAGCATCTGAATATGTGTTGAGGAAACTAAACTCTTTCGATATGGGGTTTCCATTATCACATCAAATTGGAGTATTTGGTAATTTTATTTCATAACTCACCAGCCACATTTTTcatgttaattaattatgatttttaaaGAGTACCTAACACAATTCTTtgttgtttaattattaattttaaatttgggtttagggtttagtggATTGACAGCTTATGCTGGGCTATTTGAAGTGGGGAAACCTAAGAAGGGTGAGAGAGTGTTTGTATCTGCAGCTTCAGGATCAGTAGGCCACTTGGTTGGCCAATATGCCAAACTCTCTGGTTGCTATGTTGTTGGTTGTGCTGGAAGTAAAGAAAAAGTAATTAATAGTAAAGAAAAGTAACTCATTACGTACATAACaaaacaatcattttttttttatatatagataaatcAATCTAACTAAAATGTtataattattgttattataggTAGGATTGTTGAAGGAGAAGCTTGGGTTTGATGATGCATTCAACTATAAAGACGAGCCTAACTTAGAATCAACTCTCAAAAAGTAAGACAAATCTTGTAATTAATGATTAGGTCAATAATATCTGTTTATTACTTTCTAATCCTACCATGCTATAACTAGGGATTTTGGTGATGGCTATTAATTTATTAAGCGATCACGACCTAaagttatttttgtattataatatatataatctgTTCGGCTATTAATTTATTAAGGGATCAggacataaaattatttttgtattgtaatatttataataataaaccgATACTATAGCAAGAGACacaataaataataagataaatgcatttgaaatttatcaaaaaaaaaaaaagtgacacaataaataatatatatatatagtgtatatataattatatattgtatAGATGTATtgtaatatttgtatatatatttttttagttcttatattattagttttataattgaattgtaaCTAGTACTTATCTTTCATTAATAATTACTTGCAGATTTTGCTTTTACATAAGGATTTAAGTGTAAAACAATGACTATATAagaatttttcaactaaattaatTTGCATGAGAATTTAAGTACAACAAAgtgaattatataaatatttatgttgtaaatatctttaattttttaatagggaaaataaattaaaaagaaatactatacaatatttatatattgaaaCACATTAGtagatatatttattttttatttaaattgatatttatatataaacttTGGGGGAAttactctatatatatatactatttttttaattttttttttcaaagttacGATTGGGTTTCTAAAATGGTTGCAgcgttagttgcaataggagtttctatacgatttttttgttgcaatttaggttgcagcgctagttgcaatatgggtttcaatgtagaatttcgtaaaaatgacaaaaaaaaaaaaaaaactaatttgaagtgtaaaaataaaaaagcccttaaactttattttgtagGTACTTCCCAGATGGAATAGATATCTATTTTGACAATGTTGGAGGCAAAATGCTAGAAGCAGCATTGGCTAACATGAACAACTTCGGTCGAGTTGTGAGTTGCGGGACGATATCTGAGTACACTGACCCTAACAATAAAGTACCACCAAATATCAATATGCATGATATGATATATAAGAGAATCATGATTCAAGGATTTTTGGCAACTGATTTTTTGACTATCTTTCCGGACTTTCTCTCAGCTACCATGAATCTCATTCGCTTAGGGAGAATTAAGACTCTTGAAGACATCTCTACTGGTTTGGAAAGCATTCCTCAAGCTTTTGTTGGACTCTTTCATGGTGCCAAAGCCAATGCTGGAAAAAAGATTGTGACATTGGTAGAGAATTGAACTATTTTTAGACTCAAATATGACAACTCTATTTATGGGTAGCTAATGAATAAATAGAAATTACAAtagaatatagaaaataatgttagGACTACTTGCTTTTCAATAATATgtcacaaaattaaaatttgcaaacatattaaaatttaacgACACGTTTTATTGCCATATGGCCATGACCTAATAATATGTCTTGTGATATTATatgtaatttttcaatttaaatgaTGCATTTGttatttcatcaaaaaaaaaaaaaaaattcttttttcaaCGAAACTAATTCAAATTCATTACTACAATATGGGCTTTTAGTTTCCCATTTTTCAATccattttataaaaagggaagctaaaaaGTGTGAAAATATCCGCCTgattcgaaattgacatttagaggcagttttttggTAAGAACCTTAGGGGTATACATTAGTAAATCCTATGTCGTCAGTTGAAAATTGGGAAATTTTAAGAGTTTTTATTAAACCCTATACCATCGGTTCCTAGCAAAGAATCGACGGCATACACTacaacaaataaacccaatagcAGCGGAGTTATTAGCGGCGGGCcctctccgccgctaataagaGGGGTATTAGCAGCGGAGggtggggtccgccgctaatagttggccaatttttttttttttttgaatagcaTTAGCGGCGGGCAGTCCGCCGCAATTGCTTCGCCGCTAATACTAATAGCGGCGGGCCCGCCGCtattggtccgccgctattagtattagcggcggagcccgccgctaatactccgccgctaataaatgGGCGGGATAATTCCCGCTCATGTATTTCaaactattagcggcggactatTAGCGGcaggggtccgccgctaatagtattttttttaattttaatactattagcggcggacccccgccgctaatagtccgCCGCTACACATATTATAAATACCCCCATCAGCCCCACTTCTCCAATTTTTCTTtccatttcaaaattcaaaacccTTTAACCCCTCTTCCACCCAAATCCGACCCTTCCCCACCATCAGCCCCACCCCGAAGCACCCCACTCGGCGCACCACCACCCCGGCGCACCACCATCCCGACGCACTCCCGACGCACCAACAGTACATCCCCACGCACTCCCGACGCTTTttagtatgttttttttttaatcttataatctgaGTATTTGTATTTGTATGCATATTGTAATCTTATAGTTTTAGGTTTTAGATTTGTATTTGTATGCACATTTTGATTTATAATCTgggtatatatttatgtttagatcggattttttttttttgtttttgtgatagatctgtatatgtatattgtgtatttgggtgtataattaataatatgtgtatatgtatacaTTGTTTgggtattaattttttattttttgtatatatatattttatttatatatatatttatttgggtatttattattttatttatttatatattaactgtatatatatttctgtatatatatatttatttatatatatttatatatatatattaattgatatatatattttctgtgtatttatataatttatttaagtatttattattttatttatttatatattaactatatatatatttctgtatatatatattcactgtatatatatattttttatgttttatttggggattaat
This Cannabis sativa cultivar Pink pepper isolate KNU-18-1 chromosome 6, ASM2916894v1, whole genome shotgun sequence DNA region includes the following protein-coding sequences:
- the LOC115695656 gene encoding 2-alkenal reductase (NADP(+)-dependent): MEVMNRYVTAKNYIEGSPKESDFEIKCSKIVLSAEPGSNDVVLKNLYVSIDPYQINRLKSYSSSQKTSSYVVVTIAPGEIISAYGVAKVVASENPLYKEDDLVVGTTRWADYSVLKASEYVLRKLNSFDMGFPLSHQIGVFGFSGLTAYAGLFEVGKPKKGERVFVSAASGSVGHLVGQYAKLSGCYVVGCAGSKEKVGLLKEKLGFDDAFNYKDEPNLESTLKKYFPDGIDIYFDNVGGKMLEAALANMNNFGRVVSCGTISEYTDPNNKVPPNINMHDMIYKRIMIQGFLATDFLTIFPDFLSATMNLIRLGRIKTLEDISTGLESIPQAFVGLFHGAKANAGKKIVTLVEN